CCGCCCGCGCGAGCGGGTGTTCGCTCCGTTGCTCGGCGGTCGCGGCCGCGCGCAGTAGTTCCTCAACGGGGATGGCGCCGAGCGGCAGTACGTCACCGACTTCGAGCCGGCCTTCCGTTAACGTGCCCGTCTTGTCGAACGCGAACGCCGTGACGCCGGCGAGCCGTTCCAGTGCGGCCCCGCCTTTGATGAGGACGCCCGTCCCCGCCAATCGGCCGAGGGCGGCGACCACCGCCGCGGGCGTCGCCAGCACCAGCGGACACGGGCAGGCGACCACCAGCACGGCAAGCGTCGGGTAAAGGGCGACCCGGGCGGCCGCCGCGGTGCCGGGCTTCACGCGGTCCGGCCCGACCGGGCCCATTTGAAAGACGACGTTGAACGCAAACGTGACGAGTGCGACGGCGAGGACGGCCGGCAGGAAGTACCGCGCGAGCCGGTCCGCGAGGCGTTCGCCCGAACCCTTGTCCCGCAGCGCCTGCGCGGTGTACTCGATCACTTGCCCGGCGACGGTCTGCTTCGCCACCTTCCGCGCTTCGATCGTGAGCGCGCCGAGTTGCACCACGCTCCCGGCCAGGACGGGGTCGCCCGGCCCCTTGTCCGCGGGCAGGCTCTCGCCCGTCAGCGCGGACGTGTCCACCGCCGAGCGGCCGTCCACGATCACGCCGTCCACGGGCACCTTCCCACCCGGCTTCACCACCACCTTGTCGCCGACCTGTAACTCGGCCGTAAATACGCGGACTTCCTGGCCCTCTCTCAGGACCCAGGTGCGGTGCGGGAAGAGTTCGGTGAGCCGCCGGAGTGCGCGCTGCGTGCGGTCGAACGTGACGGCTTCCAGACATTCGCCGGCGAGCCCGATGAAGATGACCTCGGCCGCGACGATGGGCTCGCCGATCAGGATGGCCGCGACGGCGGCGATCGCCACCGCGAGGTCCGCCCCGACCCGGCCCTCGCCGAGCCGTTCGAGCGAGCCGTACAGCACCTTCGACCCGCCGATCACCGCAGCGATCAGCGCGAACCGGAACCCGAAGACGCCCCGGGCCTGCCACGTCGGGACGGCGAGCCCGATTTCCTTCAGCCACCCGGCCAACGGCGGCCACAGGTCGACGGCCAGGAGCGCGCCGACCACGGCGGCCAGCGTGTAAAGGACGAAGTTGGACCGCTGGGTGAACGGCTGGTCGGTGGGGTCGAATTCGCGGTGCATGAGCGGACCGAGCCGGCGGGAGTGCGGTGAGCCGGGAACGCGGTCAGGTTAGGGTGGGGCCGAACGAGTGGCCGCAAAAAGGCAAAAATTCACAAAAGGGATTTACCCCAGATTAGCGATTAGCTCGATCCGCGTCCTCGCGTTGACGTTTCTCATAACCAACGGTATTTCCGCCGCGCAACCTTGCGCAAATGTCCGACGGGCAAGCAACAAAACCGTTTCACGGCAACCGTGAGGGGGAGAACGTCCGCGATGGCCCGCTCGCGGCGAACATGGTGCGGCTTCTGGCTCTGGCTCGCGGTCGGCGGGTTGGTATGCATTCTCGTACCGCCCGCACGGGGCCAGGCACCCGACCTGCCGATTCCGGTTGCTCCGCAGCCGTCGCCCGCCGGGAAAACCGGCAGCGATTCGGAGGCGGCCGACTCGGGCAAAAAGAACCCCGACGAAGGGAAGAAGAAGGACGAGAAAGAAAACGGGGACAAAAAGGACAAAGACGACAAGGATAAAGATAAGGACAAAGACAAGGAGAAGGACAAAGACGACAAGGATAAAGATAAGGACAAAGACAAGGCGCCCGACTGGTACAACGTCCACGCCCAGGCGACCGTCGTGTCGCAGGGGGTGTTCCCCTTCCGCTCGCCGTACATGGGGCCGAACAGTCTGGCGAGCAACCAGAACCTCGCGTCCACGGCCACGGCCACCCTGTTCCTGGCCGCCCGCCCGTTCCGCGACACCGAGATCATCTTCAACCCGGAAATGGCCGCCGGGGGCGGGCTCGGAAACGCCGTGAACGGGACGACCGGGATCGCCGGGTTCCCGAACGGGGAGGCTACCCGGACCGGCATCCCGCAGCCCACGCCGTACCTCGCCCGCCTGCTCGTGAAACAGACCTTCGGCCTCGGCGGCGAACAAGAGAGCCTGGAGGACGAGCAGAACCAGGTCGCCGGCAAGGTCGACATCGACCGGGTCGTCGTCCGGGTCGGGAAGATGAGCGCGACGGACCTGTTCGACGACAACGCGTACAGCCACGACCCGCGAACCCAGTTCTTGAACTGGGCCCTGATGTACAACGGCGCCTGGGACTACCCGGCGAACGTCCGCGGGTACACCTACGGCGGCGGCATCGAGCTGAACCGGAAGGACTGGACCCTCCGGTACGGCATCTTCGCGGAGCCGGCGATCGCGAACGGCG
The Fimbriiglobus ruber genome window above contains:
- a CDS encoding carbohydrate porin: MARSRRTWCGFWLWLAVGGLVCILVPPARGQAPDLPIPVAPQPSPAGKTGSDSEAADSGKKNPDEGKKKDEKENGDKKDKDDKDKDKDKDKEKDKDDKDKDKDKDKAPDWYNVHAQATVVSQGVFPFRSPYMGPNSLASNQNLASTATATLFLAARPFRDTEIIFNPEMAAGGGLGNAVNGTTGIAGFPNGEATRTGIPQPTPYLARLLVKQTFGLGGEQESLEDEQNQVAGKVDIDRVVVRVGKMSATDLFDDNAYSHDPRTQFLNWALMYNGAWDYPANVRGYTYGGGIELNRKDWTLRYGIFAEPAIANGAPIDPRLLAAHGQATEYEQRFKINDHPGSFAVMAYMNNAHMGNYRLALAEAAAQPGGIPDIAATRSYRIKYGFGITAEQELTKDVGLFGRAGWNDGQSETWAFTEIDQTVSGGVLIKGTSWGRPDDRLGIGAVANGLSNAHRDYLEAGGVGFIIGDGHLHYAPEEIVEVFYNFQLRKGVVFTLGTSGVNHPAYNQDRGPLAIWSVRLHLEY